The genomic window GCGAAGCCCCCCTCGACCCGGCCGTCGCCGTCCACCGGCAGCCCCTCGATGAGCTTGGCCATGATCACGCCCCACAGGAACGACGGGACGAGGCTGCCGCCGAAGGACATCCAGTCCCAGAACGCCCGCCACCGCGCGCTGTCGACCTGGTTGCGGTACTCGAAGGAGACCCCGCGCAGGAGCAGGGCCAGCAGGATCAGCACGAACAGCGGGTACATGCCGCTGAACACCGCGCCGTACCAGACCGGGAAGGTGGAGAACATCAGCCCGGCGGCGGCGATCACCCAGACCTCGTTGCCGTCCCAGAACGGCCCGATCGTGCCGGTGAGGGCCCGCTCCTCGGGCTCGGTCCGCGCCAGCATCGGCCGCAGCAGGTCGACGCCGAAGTCGAAGCCCTCGAGGAAGAAGTAGAGGGTGAACGTCAGGGCGATCAGCCAGAACCACAGCGTGACGAGGTCCACCGTCAGTTCCTCTTCTCGTACTCCTGGAACCCCGTGCCCTCGTAGTCCGGCGCGGGGGCGGCGACCAGCTGGGCCTCCGGCCTGCGGTGGATGCCGGCCCGGGCGGTGACGGTCAGCAGGTAGACGTCCAGGCCGATGAGGGCGAGGTAGACGGCCCACAGCCCGATCAGCCCGGCGAGGACCTCACCGGCCGAGTTGGGGCTCACCCCCTCGGTGACGGTGAGCTCGCCGTAGACCATGAACGGCTGGCGGCCCATCTCGGTGACGATCCAGCCGGTGAAGTTGGCGATCCACGGCAGCGGGATGAACAGCACCAGGGCCTTGAGGTACCAGCGCGTGCTCTCCAGTCCCCGTCGTCGCCGCCACCAGAGGAACAGCCCGAGGAACGCCGTCGCCAGGAGCAGCGAACCGATGGCCACCATGATGCGGAAGGACCAGTACACCCAGGCAACGGGCGGGGTGTAGTCGCCCTCGCCGTACTCGGCGTCGAACTGCTCCTCGATCTGGTTGATCCCCTCGTACCGGCCCTCGAGGCTGTTGTAGGCGAGGATCGAGCCGACGTAGGGGAGCTCGATGCTGAACGGGTTCTCCCGCTTCTCCTGGTCGATGACGGCGAACAGCGACCACGGCGCGGGCGACTCCGAGGTGTCCCACTGCGCCTCCATCGCCGCGAACTTCATGGGCTGGTCCTCGCGGGCGACCTGGGCCTCGGTGTGCCCGCTGACCACCGAGAAGACGGTGCCGATGGCGGCGAAGACCAGGCCGATGTGCAGCGACCGGGAGTAGACGTCGGTGTCCTGCCGGCGCAGCAGGTGGTAGGCGCTGATGCCGAGGACGAAGAAGGCCGCGACCACCCACGCGCTGCCCTGGACGTGGGCGAAGTACAGCCAGGCCTTGTAGTTGAAGACGACGGCGGCGAAGTCGGTGAGCCGGGCCTGCCCGTCGACCACCTCGTAACCGACCGGGTGGTGCATCCAGGCGTTGGCCAGCACGATCCAGAAGGCGCTGATCTGCGTGCCGACGGCGACCAGCCAGATGCTGGCCAGGCGCATCCAGGGCCGCAGCCGGTCCTTGCCGAACCACCACAGCCCGATGAAGGTGCTCTCGAGGAAGAACGCCATGAGCACCTCGAGCGCCAGCGGGACGCCGAAGATGTTGCCGACGAAGTCGGAGTACTCGCTCCAGTTCATCCCGAACTGGAACTCCTGCACGATCCCGGTGACCACGCCGACGGCGAAGTTGATGAGGAAGAGGTGACCGAAGAAGTTGGTCATCTTCCCGTAGACCTCGCGCCGGTCGGACCGGACGTAGGCGATGGTCTCCATGACCGCGATGAGGAACGCCAGCCCGACGGTCAGCGAGACGAAGAAGAAGTGGAAGATGCTGGTCGAGGCGAACTGGAACCGGGAGAGCTCGACCACGTCCACGCGGACACCACCTCGTCCCGGCGGCCGGCGGGGAAGCGCGGGGCTGGCGCGGGGAGCCGGGCGTGCGGGCCCTCAGGGTTGCACGCAACCGACTGTGGTGCACCGTGACGGCGCCTCCCGGCGGAGGCGCCGTCCCGGCCGGTCG from Geodermatophilus normandii includes these protein-coding regions:
- a CDS encoding cytochrome ubiquinol oxidase subunit I, whose product is MDVVELSRFQFASTSIFHFFFVSLTVGLAFLIAVMETIAYVRSDRREVYGKMTNFFGHLFLINFAVGVVTGIVQEFQFGMNWSEYSDFVGNIFGVPLALEVLMAFFLESTFIGLWWFGKDRLRPWMRLASIWLVAVGTQISAFWIVLANAWMHHPVGYEVVDGQARLTDFAAVVFNYKAWLYFAHVQGSAWVVAAFFVLGISAYHLLRRQDTDVYSRSLHIGLVFAAIGTVFSVVSGHTEAQVAREDQPMKFAAMEAQWDTSESPAPWSLFAVIDQEKRENPFSIELPYVGSILAYNSLEGRYEGINQIEEQFDAEYGEGDYTPPVAWVYWSFRIMVAIGSLLLATAFLGLFLWWRRRRGLESTRWYLKALVLFIPLPWIANFTGWIVTEMGRQPFMVYGELTVTEGVSPNSAGEVLAGLIGLWAVYLALIGLDVYLLTVTARAGIHRRPEAQLVAAPAPDYEGTGFQEYEKRN